TACCCGGCCGCACCGGTCCCCGCAGACGGTGACCTGCTTGGCTGGGGTGGTTTCATGAGCAGTGTCGATGCCGGAGTGGCGGCGCTGGGGAACCAGTACGCGGCCTTCACCCAGCAGTGCCCGGACAGCAAGGTCGTGTTGGCCGGCTACTCGCAGGGCGCGATGGTGGTCCACCGCAATCTGGCCCCGCTGGCGGGCAGCCCGAATCTCGCCGCCGCTCTGCTGGTCGCCGACGGTGACCGGTTGCCGGCCGATCCGACCGTCAACCTGGGTACCGCCACGGCGAGCACCAGGAAGGGCGTCGCTCAGGACTGGCCCATCCTGGCCCACGCCCCGGCGCCCCTGACACCGGCGATCGGCAGCCGCACGATCAGCGTGTGCGATCGTGGCGACGCGGTCTGCGACTACGACGAGGACGCCGACGAGGTGACCGCCACCGCGATCGCGGTGCACACCAGCTACGCCCGGTCCAGCAGCGGCGGATACCGGTGGACCTGGCCGCTGTACCGGATGCTCGGCCCGTCGCCGGTGCAGCAGCAGACAGTGCCGGTGTCCGGGTCGACGGATGGCGTCGTTCACTCCTGAATCGAGCGGTCTCGGGCGCTAATCTGATGGCGCCCGACCGACGACAGGAGCTTGTGATGTCCACTTTCTGGCGGTATGTGCGCATCCAGGCCTTCGTGCTGCTGTGTGGCATCGTCGGTCCGATCTTCCTGGCCATCTACTTCGTCAGCGGTGGCGATCCGATGATGAAGTGGATGTTCTGGATGGGCCTGTTGATCACAGCGATCGACATCTTGATCGCGCTTGGGATCACGGCCGTCGGGTCGAAGTCTGCGGCGCAGAACGCGAAACTCGAACAGGTCGGTGCACTGGCGCTGGCCCAGGTCACCGGCATCCACGAGACCGGTACCCGCATCAACGAGCAACCGTTGGTGAAGCTGGATCTGCAGATCTCGGGTCCGGGCATCGCACCGTTCGCCACTCAGGACCGGGTGCTCGCCTCGATGTCGCGACTTCCCATGATCACCAACCGCAAGCTGGTCGCACTGGTGGATCCGGCCACCA
The window above is part of the Mycolicibacterium fortuitum subsp. fortuitum genome. Proteins encoded here:
- a CDS encoding cutinase family protein, with the translated sequence MVRVRRIRAWASVASAAVLAATAVGFAAGSAQAAPGCPDVHWIGVAGSGERDDPTVDAGMGRVVYNSLQDLGRWVQQDGRTMTAEAVVYPAAPVPADGDLLGWGGFMSSVDAGVAALGNQYAAFTQQCPDSKVVLAGYSQGAMVVHRNLAPLAGSPNLAAALLVADGDRLPADPTVNLGTATASTRKGVAQDWPILAHAPAPLTPAIGSRTISVCDRGDAVCDYDEDADEVTATAIAVHTSYARSSSGGYRWTWPLYRMLGPSPVQQQTVPVSGSTDGVVHS
- a CDS encoding SHOCT domain-containing protein: MSTFWRYVRIQAFVLLCGIVGPIFLAIYFVSGGDPMMKWMFWMGLLITAIDILIALGITAVGSKSAAQNAKLEQVGALALAQVTGIHETGTRINEQPLVKLDLQISGPGIAPFATQDRVLASMSRLPMITNRKLVALVDPATNEYRIDWERSSLVSGLMPATFTLAEENKTYDLTGQSGPLMEILQILKANGIGINNMVDLRSNPGVREQVQAVVRRAAAQQAPAPAPAAPAPASSAQFMAPPAPSTAQRLQELETLRATGAVSEDEYAAKRQQIIADL